In one window of Phycisphaerae bacterium DNA:
- a CDS encoding dihydroorotate dehydrogenase-like protein → MNLATTYMGLKLKNPLVPAAGPLTSRVDSIRELEDAGASAVVLHSLFEEQISHEAAELDHLTTQGTESFAESLTYFPDTEDYRLGPDEYLEHIRKAKLAVEIPVIASLNGVTVGGWVDYAQKLEQAGADGIELNVYYIATDPTLHAPDVENRYVQILKAVKSHVKIPIAMKLSPYFSATAAMAKRLDEAGANGLVLFNRFYQPDIDLDNLEVRPDLVLSTPHEMRLPLRWIAILHGHVKASLAATTGISTGRDALKMLMAGADVVQLCSVLLRKGTRELATMLKDMSAWMEEKEYESVAQMKGSMSQKSCPDPAAFERANYMKTLNSYV, encoded by the coding sequence ATGAACCTCGCGACCACGTACATGGGTCTCAAGCTCAAGAACCCCCTGGTGCCTGCGGCCGGCCCGCTGACCTCGCGCGTCGATTCGATCCGCGAGCTGGAAGACGCCGGCGCGTCTGCCGTCGTGCTGCATTCGCTCTTCGAGGAGCAGATCAGCCACGAGGCCGCGGAGCTCGACCACCTGACGACCCAGGGCACGGAGAGCTTCGCCGAGTCGTTGACCTACTTCCCCGACACCGAGGATTACCGCCTCGGTCCGGACGAGTACCTCGAGCACATCCGTAAGGCCAAGCTGGCCGTCGAGATCCCCGTCATTGCCAGCTTGAACGGCGTGACCGTCGGCGGCTGGGTGGACTACGCCCAGAAGTTGGAGCAGGCCGGAGCCGACGGCATCGAGCTGAACGTCTACTACATCGCCACCGACCCCACGCTGCACGCTCCGGATGTCGAGAACCGCTACGTGCAGATCCTCAAGGCGGTCAAGAGCCACGTCAAAATCCCGATCGCGATGAAGCTCAGCCCATATTTCAGCGCGACGGCGGCGATGGCCAAGCGCCTCGACGAAGCCGGCGCGAACGGCCTCGTGCTGTTCAACCGCTTCTACCAGCCGGATATCGACCTGGACAACCTGGAAGTCCGGCCCGACCTCGTGCTCAGCACGCCGCACGAGATGCGTTTGCCGCTGCGCTGGATCGCGATTCTGCACGGGCACGTGAAGGCGAGCCTGGCGGCGACGACCGGCATCAGCACGGGCCGCGACGCGCTCAAGATGCTGATGGCCGGTGCGGATGTCGTGCAGCTCTGCTCTGTGCTGCTCCGCAAGGGCACGCGTGAGCTGGCCACGATGCTCAAGGACATGAGCGCGTGGATGGAAGAGAAGGAGTACGAGTCCGTCGCCCAGATGAAGGGGAGCATGAGCCAGAAGTCCTGCCCCGACCCCGCGGCCTTCGAGCGTG